TGTTACTTCCTCCTGGTTTGAATAGAAGTCCacctataattatataattttggttcaagtgacataCTTCCACTTACGAATGTCTCTTTGAACTTGGAATCGTGTATACACAACTACAAAATTCCTAAATTTTGATCCACCTAGGACTCGAATACTACTAAATTTGAAGCGTGAACAAGACATATATATACAATGATCACAGAAAGCAACTATACGTACCTGGAGAGTATGAAACCGAAACAGTAGGAGATTCAGGCAACACACTGCATACAAACCTCTCGGCATCTCTAACGATTGGATTCGAACTAGAACTAATCGAACTGTTCAACATCTATATGTATATACagtgaaataaataaaacaaaattatttaattagtaATGAGAAGATGATCTAAAGAAAAACCATGTTATACATACTCTTGAAACAAGCACATTAATGCCAGCATTCTTATTATCCCATCCGAATTCAGCAAAACTGCGACCAGGATTAGAGATACCATTATTATCTTTGACTAGTATTTTTTCTAAATTCGTTATGTTGTTGAGCACGTAGTCCATGTAGCTAGGTTTCTTAGTCGCCTTATATAACCAAGCTGCTGCCCATATTAATTCATCCTGGAGATAATTCAATGTAGCTAATAATTATCCTATTAATATATATCATGGTAAATAGTGAGCAGAGCAGTACCTCATAGCCACTGTAATCACAGTAAAAAGGGCACACCCATGGTCCAAGAGCCTCATTGTATGATCCTCGGAAAGCATCTGCAAATTCGAATATCTAATTCAACATTTAAACAATGTTACTACTAGTTGAAGAAGTACAATTAATGGTTAAACATGACGGCTCAAATTGAAATGTGCACGTACGTACCATTCTAGCTCTTTTAAGAAGCCTAGCAGAATAAGCACGGTTCATAGGCCTAAAAGCAAGGGCAGCAGAAGCAAGAGCAGCGGCGATCTCAGCAGAAACTTCGGAAGCAGGGAAGTGTTTAGAGGCTGCAAATGTTGTTCTAAGAGTGTCCATATCCTCAGGTCTTTCCCAGCAATTATGATCAGAATAAGGATCACCAACTTGAACATAAACAAAACCAGGAATGCTTGTACATTTTAGAAAATAATCGGTTGCCCACTTAATAGCATCTAGAGCATTTAGCTGCTCTTGTCCCATGTATTTCCCAAATTCAACCACACTCCATGATAACATTGTTGTTGAAAATGCCATTGGAAAGTTGAATTTCACATTGTCTCCAGCATCATAGTATCCTCCCACCAAATCAACCTTTGTTTTCCAATCAACAAACATTTAAATTGAAttcgaaaaaataaaataaaattataagaaaGGGGAAAAAAGAGACATACACCAATCTGAAAGCCATCACGAAGAGCAGAATCCTTTCTCCAACGAAGCCTTTGAGAAGAAGGTAATTTCCCAGACCTCTGCCCTTCAAAGAACAGTATGCTTTTACCCAAAGCATCATTATAATCATAACAATTACCCAAACCTAAACCCGTTATCATCACCATTAATATCAAAAATCGCCCTGCAGATAAATCCATCACTATTGCAGCTAATTAATCAACTTAATTCTCTGATAccaaattaatcaattaattactaaaatgctacatatatatacaaaaggaagaaattaattaattgaatataGAAATATGAATGGAGATGAAGAGACTTCACGCAGAAATGGAGGAAAGGAAAGCATATCCGATGGCTCCGTACAAGGTGAACGTTTCTGCTATGTAGTTACAATGTATTTAGTTTTCTGATCATCATTCATGTGGCCGCCggaattttttatttacttagCAGTTGCCAACATTTCACTTAATTTCCATATCAAACAATCATTCCCCTTTTATTTAAGGTCATcgcttttttaattttattttattttgacaaaAGCTGTTATATGATAATTGCCATTTTACTCTAAGCTAAAGAAAATTGAAATTATAAGTTTCAGATCACAATATATTTGAAAGCCTTGAATTGATTCCGTACATTTGTATTGTTAATGTAACACATATATTTATATCATATGCTAGTACACTCCTTGTTAAataattgggtaaataatttattagtcccctactttttacctaacacactgtttagtcctcctattttgaaaaacacattataagatccctaacttttgtcaatattaactctttggtccttttgtctagtttttttagacttgtaaccgttttattttagcataaatagacatgtataaaataacaaagtaacatggtcaacttgtattgtactgtagttgtcctaaaagctaagatatgttcggttaaaaatctaaaaaaatagataaaaggaccacatagttaatattggtaaaagataaggaccttaaaatgtgtttttcaaaatagaaggactaaagagtgtgttaggtaaaaactaggagactaataaattatttaccctaaataatTAGAGGATTTAATTGAATGAACTTATTGTATTAAtgtcaaattgaaatttgacaATCTAACAAATCACTCcattttatatttgtttatgCATACACTTTATTTCTTTATGCACAAATGCAGTACCCACCCAAGCTATATCTATACTTAGTGATTAGGGATATATGCCAGACCCAACCCAACTCAACCCCTTTTACACTTAAAGCCCACTAAGGAGTTGCCCCTCATCTATAGAAGCAGCTCCCAAGCCACCAATAAAACGTCGGATTATTTTCTCTCttacttaatacattatttctcTATCTTTTTCGGAACTAACTTGGACGTCAGAGTGTTCCCAAAGATCCCTCCCGCATAGAGAAGTCACCTGATCCCAAAGGCCAATTGGTGTCCCACATATCTACATTACTTAGTTAGTTCATTTTGAACAACAAAATCTTAATGTCGATGGAGCAGAAATTGGTTGTTATtctaatttttcaaattgaacGTAGAAGTGGTTGAACTTTAGCTAAAACCGACTCTAGAGGGAGCCGACTCAGGAACCCGCTAAGGGCCTTCAATTTAGAATATATCTTAATTAGGACATCCGATTTAAAGGCCCTTTAatcttaaatatattttaaatataataattatttagatCTCAATtgttaatatatttaaaataaaatataatggtccctttaataaataaaaattgtacgtgaaaatttaaaatatattctaatgaattataaacaaaaaagtatttcattaatAATTGTCGGTTACGTATTATTATGCTCACCATACCTTTGTTTACTCAAAATCAAAAAGATGTTtcacaatttctttaaattaaacaACAACCGATATTCAAAAATCAATTGGGCTTCTTTTATTTCTAAATTTCACTCGTGGCCTAGGCCATGAGACGGTCTTGGTTATGCTacagtttttttaattaaatagaaTCTGTCATTCTTTAAAGATCTGAGCATCCCAACGAGATTGATATCcccaaaaaccaaaaaacaaaaacaaccaaaatattattaaaaaaaaatgaaagaatcgaacaacaaacaaacaacccaaaataagaaaaatgaatACAACTCAAAAGAAACTAGCTAAACCTATAATGAATCATCTCACTAATATCTTCAATAATAAGATGATAACAAAAATATAGAGCCGAAGGCCACCAAAGCTGACTGTTGGCTGATAAACCATGATTGGCAAGCCAACCGCAACCCAATTCCCTTTCTTAAAAATGTGAGACACTCTAAGCTGCatttgaaaacaaaaaagtaAGCATTAGGCTAATCATGATGAATCTTCCAAGAGACATCAGAAGTTTTTTCTGAAAAAGATTCACCACAAAAGTTGAGTCAAGTTCGAGCCAAAGAAGAAACCAACCCTTACAAAATGCAATATTAATTAATAGCATAAATAACACTCTTAAGCTCGGATAAATAGGCACAAAATGTCTTGTGAGCAAACATCTCGAATTCCTCAGAATGGCCCCACCATGAGTGAGGCCTGGAGCCCTGAATGCTGATCTGTTTGTATTGTTCTTCATCCAATATGAAGTGAACTTGCTCCATATGACCTCGACAACTTGTGGAGCCTGAGGAATTCTAGCTACAACATTTAGCTAAGAAACGACAAGTCGTTCAATTATGAAGCTTTTTTAAGGTGTTAAATGAGTGATAACGTGACACGCATTTGAAGCGTAAAATAACAAGATTCTGGATTTCATATAGTATAATTGTAATTAGGATAGGCATGTGCATAGGCTAGGAGTGCGACCGCCTATTGTCCATAGCTAAAAAGGGTccaacttttattttatatatatatatatatatttaaaattttattataaatattgttgTGATATCCTTCTGCATAAAAGATAgaccaaataatatgatatttcaGTCCTAGgttcaaatttcttttttaaactttaaactaatttatttattttaattaagaggctcttatgttttattttccTAGAGCCCTGTCAATACCGTTCTGCTTGTAATTAGCGACAAAAATAGCCAATCAAGTTCTTGTTGTCCTAGGATCTTGGAGAAAAAATAGGATCTTGTGATAAATCCTCTTGGCGATTAACCTTACGATCGTCGTTCGGTCTCCCAATGGAGACCCTTCAGCCACCCGTCTTCGGCCGGCCGCCGGCTGACCCTCCGAATCCGTTTTCTTCTGATCCACAGGGGCCTTCTTAGTCGAGATTGAATCCTGGTGTGGAGCCACCATACAAGAACTGGAGAGACCTATTGCTGAATAAAGAAGTGCTACGGGATTCCAAGGTTCGTGAAAACCTTCGTGAGAATGGGAAAGTGGTGATTACTGTTGATGAGGCAAATCCTTTATACCCAAAGGTATCGTTTGACTCATCcctgaaataacaattaacaactCAATAGAATAGTGCCCTAATCATTAAGCTGGTTGGGAGAAAGCTGGGATATATTACCTTGCACAAGAAGGTTTcagatttgtggaagctgattGCCAACTTTAAGATGATGGAAGTTGGGAATGGTTTTTATGTTATTAAATTTGATGACCcatgtagacaccgagtcggaggacctgtgacgaaaacccataacaagacggttgaagcggtcggttccgataatttaaagcaaaaataataataagaatcaCGAGAGGGTCTGTAGGggttgcggtcgtcgagtggacggctcgcgggtgctcagcggcagccggcgcgcgcccgacggcaGTTGGACGCGCGTCCGGCAGTGCCGGGCGCACGCCCAGCGGCAGCGGGGCAAGCACGCCCAACctacgttgggcgtgcgcccaacatcCGTCGGGTGAACgcccgacgtccgttgggcgaacgcccgacatcattgggcgaacgcccgaacgacgttgggcgaacgcccgacaaCGTTGGGCGAACACCCAACGtctgttgggcgaacgcccaacgtctgttgggcgtgcgcccaacgctggttgggcgttCCCCAACActagttgggcgtccgcccaaccattttgggcgtaggcccaaaatttttgggcgtagcccgacgccctccgggctacgcccaaaattttttgggatccgtgcctataaaaggcacggatccctatGCATTTAGGGAGGGGGGATTTttgagagcttctcactctaaaacattttttagagagagaaagtcatttttttgggaaaaaacattcctaaaaaatccaaattttccaaagttaaatattttaccaaaaacacaaaaaacaccggaaaatcacgattcgtggaatcaaccgatttcaactgtcaataccgatcttgaggtattatccgaggactagactcgttttattttatttaatttatttattttctttatttatttatttttatgttataattttatttacttagtcagttatttatttatcacgttttatttaatcttccgtatttatttaatttttgtctcgtattaaataaacgtttggttttgttttgaaataaaaaacctcgttttaacatcccaatatgaaccgtgatccgattcaaaggtagttcgggattaagaaACGTTGTagttataagtttttttaaaatatttttattaacgttttaaaaataaaacatcgctttaggagtctccgttatagactatgatccaattttggtagttcggggacccaaaatgatagaatagatctaatctaaagctttttaataaatctggaaactgttggagcagttctgtaattttccattttctgtcactaaaagcagtttaccgacggattttccgtcggtaaagctgccggaatgtaaaaaatgctgttttggtccttctttctcaacttttagacttttggtccttgatatatatatgtataattatgtaatatatgtattcaaattatttttatttttttggtatatatttatttaacatgtttagatattatttttcatcaacttgatttgataagattatatgtatatttatagatttttccatttaattcatttaaactatacatatttgttattttggggcTATTAGGGGTTATTTTTTATACATACTTATCATAAACATTTTGGGGGTTAAatactattttcttatttatgaatcttattcattttttacatgtttgcttaattaaaataaaagtatattatatctagcattattttcattattatttttacctattgataatcataatatatatatatatatatcttctcTTTACCTCCTTTTTAATCTACAGGTATAATCACCATTTCTACTAAGAATATATGCGTATGTACctatttcttcttttccttttaaatttcttatatatatatatatatatatatatatattgaaagtgttttggttgggtgaatttgggtttaattcattaattgttgtaattatgttcaaataaaggttaattgagtgaaaaggggaaaataaaagacaaagagAGGTTTCAAGttgattgtttaaattaaaagcttttctagatattcctaaagtgcaAATAacgtttttttgtcatttttaaaccgttttcaaaacatcacgtgttgaaaccttaatctgttccaacgacggattaagcgaacattataAATTGTTTTGTTGTAAATAATGaacttttgaattgttttcctaactaaatagttttgtacaaaataaattgacttgtatgcttaatcacgtttttagattaaaactgtttgctcaacgttttcaaacgctcgagtcgttccaacggcgatttgagtgaacatcattaacagggctttgaaacgtacctaaatcgttccaacggcgattaaggtacgaaccatgtaaataaactcatttttgggagtgagattagcgtagATGTAATATACGACATAAAGcctaaatcacactgtgaataaatcaattcttccttctccccctctctctcctatgtattttaaatttatgaaaaatgggtgattctttactaaagtggattttaatgacatgctcaaaacgg
The DNA window shown above is from Euphorbia lathyris chromosome 1, ddEupLath1.1, whole genome shotgun sequence and carries:
- the LOC136226333 gene encoding endoglucanase 8-like isoform X3 codes for the protein MVMITGLGLGNCYDYNDALGKSILFFEGQRSGKLPSSQRLRWRKDSALRDGFQIGVDLVGGYYDAGDNVKFNFPMAFSTTMLSWSVVEFGKYMGQEQLNALDAIKWATDYFLKCTSIPGFVYVQVGDPYSDHNCWERPEDMDTLRTTFAASKHFPASEVSAEIAAALASAALAFRPMNRAYSARLLKRARMIFEFADAFRGSYNEALGPWVCPFYCDYSGYEDELIWAAAWLYKATKKPSYMDYVLNNITNLEKILVKDNNGISNPGRSFAEFGWDNKNAGINVLVSRMLNSSISSSSNPIVRDAERFVCSVLPESPTVSVSYSPGGLLFKPGGSNMQHTTAMSFLLLAYSRVLNQVKRDIHCGNVVATSARLVKLAKTQVDYILGSNPLNMSYMVGYGKKFPQKIHHRGSSLPSVDAHQDRIDCKDGSSYFGSGTPNPNLLVGAVVGGPDVKDGYSDSRADFVHSEPTTYINAPLVGLLAYFRSHP
- the LOC136226333 gene encoding endoglucanase 8-like isoform X4 codes for the protein MLSFPPFLRRFLILMVMITGLGLGNCYDYNDALGKSILFFEGQRSGKLPSSQRLRWRKDSALRDGFQIGVDLVGGYYDAGDNVKFNFPMAFSTTMLSWSVVEFGKYMGQEQLNALDAIKWATDYFLKCTSIPGFVYVQVGDPYSDHNCWERPEDMDTLRTTFAASKHFPASEVSAEIAAALASAALAFRPMNRAYSARLLKRARMMLSEDHTMRLLDHGCALFTVITVAMSFAEFGWDNKNAGINVLVSRMLNSSISSSSNPIVRDAERFVCSVLPESPTVSVSYSPGGLLFKPGGSNMQHTTAMSFLLLAYSRVLNQVKRDIHCGNVVATSARLVKLAKTQVDYILGSNPLNMSYMVGYGKKFPQKIHHRGSSLPSVDAHQDRIDCKDGSSYFGSGTPNPNLLVGAVVGGPDVKDGYSDSRADFVHSEPTTYINAPLVGLLAYFRSHP
- the LOC136226333 gene encoding endoglucanase 8-like isoform X1 yields the protein MLSFPPFLRRFLILMVMITGLGLGNCYDYNDALGKSILFFEGQRSGKLPSSQRLRWRKDSALRDGFQIGVDLVGGYYDAGDNVKFNFPMAFSTTMLSWSVVEFGKYMGQEQLNALDAIKWATDYFLKCTSIPGFVYVQVGDPYSDHNCWERPEDMDTLRTTFAASKHFPASEVSAEIAAALASAALAFRPMNRAYSARLLKRARMIFEFADAFRGSYNEALGPWVCPFYCDYSGYEDELIWAAAWLYKATKKPSYMDYVLNNITNLEKILVKDNNGISNPGRSFAEFGWDNKNAGINVLVSRMLNSSISSSSNPIVRDAERFVCSVLPESPTVSVSYSPGGLLFKPGGSNMQHTTAMSFLLLAYSRVLNQVKRDIHCGNVVATSARLVKLAKTQVDYILGSNPLNMSYMVGYGKKFPQKIHHRGSSLPSVDAHQDRIDCKDGSSYFGSGTPNPNLLVGAVVGGPDVKDGYSDSRADFVHSEPTTYINAPLVGLLAYFRSHP
- the LOC136226333 gene encoding endoglucanase 8-like isoform X2 gives rise to the protein MLSFPPFLRRFLILMVMITGLGLGNCYDYNDALGKSILFFEGQRSGKLPSSQRLRWRKDSALRDGFQIGVDLVGGYYDAGDNVKFNFPMAFSTTMLSWSVVEFGKYMGQEQLNALDAIKWATDYFLKCTSIPGFVYVQVGDPYSDHNCWERPEDMDTLRTTFAASKHFPASEVSAEIAAALASAALAFRPMNRAYSARLLKRARMIFEFADAFRGSYNEALGPWVCPFYCDYSGYEDELIWAAAWLYKATKKPSYMDYVLNNITNLEKILVKDNNGISNPGRSFAEFGWDNKNAGINVLVSRMLNSSISSSSNPIVRDAERFVCSVLPESPTVSVSYSPGGSNMQHTTAMSFLLLAYSRVLNQVKRDIHCGNVVATSARLVKLAKTQVDYILGSNPLNMSYMVGYGKKFPQKIHHRGSSLPSVDAHQDRIDCKDGSSYFGSGTPNPNLLVGAVVGGPDVKDGYSDSRADFVHSEPTTYINAPLVGLLAYFRSHP